The Virgibacillus phasianinus genome includes a window with the following:
- a CDS encoding YdhK family protein — protein MKSKRFMVAAVILLVSALILAACGSNDGNGANNSKENEEDVELNSSSGEDMEMEHSGSDEVPDGLEVAENPKYAVGSQAFITTDHMEGMKGAEATIVGAYDTTAYVISYTPTTGGEKVENHKWVIQEEIEGADTEPLEPGTEVTITASHMKGMDGATATIDSAKQTTVYMIDYMPTNGGDKVTNHKWVTGSELKADKDRS, from the coding sequence ATGAAAAGTAAAAGATTTATGGTGGCAGCAGTTATATTACTTGTTTCGGCGTTAATTTTAGCTGCATGCGGCAGTAACGACGGTAATGGGGCAAACAATTCAAAAGAAAATGAAGAAGACGTGGAATTGAATTCAAGTTCCGGCGAAGATATGGAAATGGAACACTCTGGCTCAGATGAAGTTCCAGATGGATTGGAAGTAGCAGAAAATCCAAAGTATGCAGTAGGGTCTCAGGCATTTATTACAACAGACCATATGGAAGGAATGAAAGGTGCGGAGGCTACAATTGTTGGTGCATATGATACAACCGCATATGTTATTTCATATACGCCAACTACTGGTGGGGAAAAAGTGGAAAATCATAAATGGGTTATTCAGGAGGAAATTGAAGGCGCTGATACGGAACCACTGGAACCTGGAACCGAGGTCACAATAACAGCATCCCATATGAAAGGGATGGATGGCGCAACTGCTACAATTGATTCCGCTAAACAAACTACTGTATACATGATTGATTATATGCCTACAAATGGCGGAGACAAAGTGACGAATCATAAATGGGTTACCGGAAGTGAATTGAAGGCGGACAAAGATAGAAGTTAA
- a CDS encoding undecaprenyl-diphosphate phosphatase, with protein MDIIEIIKAIILGMVEGLTEFAPVSSTGHMIIVDDLWLKSKEFLASEYVANTFKIVIQLGSILAVVVVFRNRFIDLLGLGRGKTESSGQGRLKLTQVIVGLIPAGILGVLFDDYIDENLFTIETVLIGLLIGSILMIFADFFSPKEPSVTTVDQITYRQALTVGLVQCFSLWPGFSRSGATMSGGVLTGMSHRTAADFTFIMAVPIMAGASGISLLDNWKYFTMDALPFFIAGFVSAFLFALISIKFFLKLIDKVKLVPFAIYRILLVVVIYLIYF; from the coding sequence ATGGATATTATTGAAATCATAAAAGCAATCATTTTAGGAATGGTTGAAGGCCTTACCGAATTTGCACCAGTATCATCTACTGGACACATGATTATCGTGGATGATTTGTGGCTGAAATCAAAAGAGTTCTTAGCTTCTGAGTATGTCGCGAACACATTTAAGATTGTTATTCAACTTGGTTCTATTTTGGCAGTTGTTGTTGTTTTTAGAAACAGATTTATTGATCTATTAGGATTAGGCAGAGGCAAAACAGAGTCTTCAGGCCAGGGCCGCTTAAAATTAACCCAGGTAATTGTCGGCCTGATTCCTGCTGGGATCCTTGGTGTTTTATTTGATGACTATATTGACGAAAATTTATTTACAATTGAAACAGTACTCATTGGCCTATTAATAGGTTCAATTCTAATGATCTTTGCTGACTTTTTTTCACCAAAAGAGCCAAGCGTTACAACTGTCGATCAAATTACCTATCGCCAAGCGCTTACAGTCGGTTTGGTACAATGTTTTTCTTTATGGCCTGGATTCTCGCGTTCAGGCGCTACCATGTCTGGTGGTGTATTAACGGGAATGAGCCATCGGACAGCCGCAGACTTTACTTTTATCATGGCGGTGCCAATTATGGCTGGGGCAAGTGGAATATCCCTACTAGATAATTGGAAGTATTTTACGATGGATGCGTTACCGTTTTTTATTGCCGGGTTTGTTAGTGCATTTCTGTTCGCATTAATTTCTATTAAGTTCTTTTTGAAACTGATTGATAAGGTGAAATTGGTTCCATTTGCCATTTACCGTATTTTACTAGTGGTAGTTATTTATTTAATATATTTTTAA
- a CDS encoding metal-sensing transcriptional repressor, with protein MNKEVIHLDKYLRDQPVKPRTVDEKQAVVNRLKRIEGQVRGIQKMVEEDRYCIDIMVQISAINAALKKVGFTVAERHTKHCVSDAVKSGEGNDAIDELMEVMKQFSR; from the coding sequence ATGAACAAGGAAGTGATCCATTTGGATAAATATTTACGTGATCAACCAGTAAAGCCTAGAACTGTTGATGAAAAGCAGGCAGTAGTCAATCGTTTGAAGCGAATCGAAGGCCAGGTCCGCGGTATTCAAAAGATGGTTGAAGAAGATCGTTATTGTATAGATATTATGGTTCAAATTAGTGCAATAAATGCAGCCTTAAAAAAGGTCGGGTTTACCGTTGCGGAACGACATACCAAACATTGTGTGAGTGATGCAGTGAAGTCAGGTGAGGGAAACGATGCGATTGACGAATTAATGGAAGTGATGAAACAGTTTTCTAGGTAA